TATTCCTGAGTTATCTTAAGCTGGTATTTGAGTTCCTTGATCAGCCTCTGCTGCAGGTCGCTCCATGACAGCATACCGTAATACTTTTCGTCTTCATCCAGGATTATCAAATGAGATATATGATGGGTATCCATTAGCTTTAGACAATCAAAAAAGGACGTGTCCAGGCTGACGGTGAAAAGATTCGTACTCATGATTTCTGAAACCTTTACCTCCGAAGGCTTTCTACTCATCGCTACAACCTTGGTCGAAAAGTCGCTCTGTCCTACGACCCCTGCCAGTTTGCCATTCTTCAGCACACCTATCGTTCTGACCTTAAAGTTCTTAAGCTTAAGGGCTGCTATATCGGTCGTATCGTCGGCATCCACGAAATAAACGCTTTCCCTTTTACCGATCAAGTCCCTGACCTTTAAGTCCTCTAACATAGTCGCCCTCCTTACCAAAGAGGTTAAAGCCCTTGTATATGACCCAATTCCCCTGTCTCCATAATAGCATAAATCTCTCCAAGAAAAAACCCCTTTTAAAATTTTTGTGGAATTAATACTGGTTGGCTATGTAAATCAGAACATCTATAGCCGTTCCATAAAATCCACTCAAGAAGCCCGCTTAATTTTTGATGAGTTAATGCGATAACTTGCTTTAGTCACAAAAATCAATAGAATAGTTAAAAAACTAAATAAGGAGGAAGAGATGGGAGAGTATGCACATCCAGAGGTTTTAGTCAGCACTCAATGGGTAGCCGACCATTTAAATGAAGCTAACATAAGGATAGTGGAGTCCGATGAGGACGTCCTTCTTTACGACGTTGGACACGTCCCTGGGGCAGTGAAAATCGACTGGCAAACGGAGCTACAGGACCAATTGATAAGAGACTATGTCAGCAAGGAGAATTTTGAAAAGCTCATGTCCGAAAAAGGTATTGCAAACGACACCGCAGTGGTCTTCTACGGTGATAAAAATAACTGGTGGGCGTGTTACGCTTTTTGGACATTCAAAGTCTTCGGGCATGAAAAATGTTTAATCATGAACGGGGGCAGGCAGAAGTGGATAGAGGAAAAAAGACCCTTGAGTAAGGACGTTCCGAAATATCCCAAAACCAACTACAAAGTTTCTCAGGTCAATCTGTCTATCAGGGCATTTCGTGACGATGTGATGAAGCACCTGGAGTCAAAGAAGCCGCTCATCGATGTTCGTTCACCCAAGGAATATAGCGGGGAACTTCTTCACATGGAGGCATATCCGCAGGAAGGGGCGCTAAGGGGCGGCCATATTCCCGGCGCCAAGAACGTACCCTGGGCTCGGGCGGCAAACGAGGACGGGACTTTTAAGTCCGTCGAGGAGCTAAAAGCGATATACGAGCAGGAGCAGGGCCTGAAACCGAACGATGACGTGATTGCCTATTGCCGGATTGGAGAGAGGTCATCTCACACCTGGTTTGTGTTAACTTATCTCCTGGGATATAACCAGGTGAGAAACTACGACGGCTCCTGGACGGAGTGGGGCAACCTGGTAAGAGCACCCATAGAGAAACCCTAACCTCTCCCCAACCCCCCTCCTTAGCAAGGAGGGGGTTGGAGGTGGTAAAAAATAGAAGGTATTCCAAGATATGGCTATGAACCGCGAAGAACTGATGACATTCATCCTAGACCACTACGAGAACCCGAGGAACTACGGCTCCCTCGACAATGCCCAGGTTATTCAAAAAGGGGGAAATCCGGGCTGCGGAGATATAGTGACTCTATATCTCAATATAGATGACGAAGGCCACATCAAAGACGTTAGCTTTGAAGGGGAAGGATGTATAGTCAGCCAGGCCGGGACCTCGATTATTACGGAGATAGTTGCCGGGAAAACCGTGGATGAAGTGGAAGCGATGGGCCCCGAGGTTATCACCGACGTGATCGGACGGGAACTGGCAATGACCCGCCCGAGATGCACCACCCTGGGCATCACCACGGTCAAAATGGCCCTTAAAGAATGGCAGAGAAAAAAGACGCTTGACCAAATTGAAAAAGATAACACTGTTAATGAAAGCGGCTGATTGGTTGGTGACCCCTTTCTTCATTTCTCAAATTTCAGAGTGCTGCTGCGTTAGCCAACTTTGCCAGTGCTGTATCAATTGCCTGTGCTACTGTATTTAACCTTTCGTTTTGGTATTGTTCCATAACAGGTGCAATCTTGTCATAGGCAACCTTGGTTATGCCCTGGTTGTCCGCGTAGATAAAAATTTTGGTCGGGAGATAGAGACCCACTTCCGGTCCACCCGCTTCCAGCAACTTCTTTGCAGTCAGCGGATTGCCAACGATGAACAACTGGGCTTTCATGGCAATGGGAACACGCGACATCACCTTTCCCCAATCCAGGAAACCGACTTCAATAAGGTTGCTCCTGCCCGCAAGTGGCTCGATTTCCGCACTGAATTCCTCGAAGGTCTTGCTTGCGCTAAGTTTGGTCATTAGCATTTCCGTGGTGGACTTGCCCAATTCGGCCTGTAGGTCTTTGACAGCTTTCTCAAATGATTTGACCGAGGAGAGCACAACATGAGTATTACTGAAGTTAGTTAGGACTGGATTATTACCGGCATTTTTATAGTGGCTCATGACTTGTTC
This portion of the Thermodesulfobacteriota bacterium genome encodes:
- a CDS encoding CBS domain-containing protein encodes the protein MLEDLKVRDLIGKRESVYFVDADDTTDIAALKLKNFKVRTIGVLKNGKLAGVVGQSDFSTKVVAMSRKPSEVKVSEIMSTNLFTVSLDTSFFDCLKLMDTHHISHLIILDEDEKYYGMLSWSDLQQRLIKELKYQLKITQEYAFGPHIGNAIALGD
- a CDS encoding sulfurtransferase, giving the protein MGEYAHPEVLVSTQWVADHLNEANIRIVESDEDVLLYDVGHVPGAVKIDWQTELQDQLIRDYVSKENFEKLMSEKGIANDTAVVFYGDKNNWWACYAFWTFKVFGHEKCLIMNGGRQKWIEEKRPLSKDVPKYPKTNYKVSQVNLSIRAFRDDVMKHLESKKPLIDVRSPKEYSGELLHMEAYPQEGALRGGHIPGAKNVPWARAANEDGTFKSVEELKAIYEQEQGLKPNDDVIAYCRIGERSSHTWFVLTYLLGYNQVRNYDGSWTEWGNLVRAPIEKP
- a CDS encoding iron-sulfur cluster assembly scaffold protein, with translation MAMNREELMTFILDHYENPRNYGSLDNAQVIQKGGNPGCGDIVTLYLNIDDEGHIKDVSFEGEGCIVSQAGTSIITEIVAGKTVDEVEAMGPEVITDVIGRELAMTRPRCTTLGITTVKMALKEWQRKKTLDQIEKDNTVNESG
- a CDS encoding DUF302 domain-containing protein, which produces MSHYKNAGNNPVLTNFSNTHVVLSSVKSFEKAVKDLQAELGKSTTEMLMTKLSASKTFEEFSAEIEPLAGRSNLIEVGFLDWGKVMSRVPIAMKAQLFIVGNPLTAKKLLEAGGPEVGLYLPTKIFIYADNQGITKVAYDKIAPVMEQYQNERLNTVAQAIDTALAKLANAAAL